In Tsuneonella amylolytica, one genomic interval encodes:
- a CDS encoding alpha/beta fold hydrolase: MPYATTKDGTKLRWKELGEGRPVVLIHGWPLSADSWDPIMMALADSGYRAIAYDRRGFGHSDHAPTGYDYDTFADDLADVMKETGAETDVALVGFSMGGGEIARYMSRHGGKGVSRAVLVSSVVPYMLKTDDNPDGVPQSTFDQMTDGMKKDFRHFFTGFFEDFYGDGILTDKVSQEEKDWAWMTAMHASQYATLQSAAAFATTDFRPDLPHFKVPTLVIHGTKDVTVPIDATGRAVAEAVPSATLIEYDGEPHAVFATQTDRLANDLVVFLGQNSGSQPA; encoded by the coding sequence ATGCCGTACGCCACCACCAAGGACGGAACGAAGCTGCGCTGGAAGGAACTCGGCGAAGGGCGTCCGGTCGTCCTGATCCACGGTTGGCCGCTTAGCGCCGACAGCTGGGATCCGATCATGATGGCGCTGGCGGACAGCGGTTACCGCGCTATCGCCTACGACCGGCGCGGCTTCGGTCATTCGGACCATGCGCCCACCGGCTACGACTACGACACCTTCGCCGACGATCTTGCCGACGTGATGAAGGAAACGGGTGCCGAGACCGACGTCGCACTCGTCGGTTTCTCGATGGGCGGCGGCGAGATCGCCCGCTACATGAGCCGGCATGGCGGCAAGGGCGTAAGCCGGGCCGTCCTCGTCAGTTCGGTCGTACCGTACATGCTCAAGACCGACGACAACCCCGACGGCGTGCCGCAGTCGACTTTCGACCAGATGACCGACGGCATGAAAAAGGACTTCCGCCACTTCTTCACGGGCTTCTTCGAGGATTTCTACGGCGACGGCATCCTGACCGACAAGGTGAGCCAGGAAGAAAAGGACTGGGCATGGATGACCGCCATGCACGCCAGCCAGTATGCCACGCTGCAATCGGCGGCGGCCTTCGCCACCACCGATTTCCGCCCCGACCTGCCGCATTTCAAGGTGCCGACACTCGTCATTCACGGGACCAAGGACGTGACCGTGCCGATAGACGCGACGGGCCGCGCGGTGGCCGAAGCGGTGCCGAGCGCGACGCTCATCGAGTACGACGGCGAACCGCACGCGGTGTTCGCAACGCAGACCGACCGGCTTGCCAACGACCTCGTCGTTTTCCTCGGCCAGAACAGCGGCTCGCAACCCGCCTGA
- a CDS encoding putative DNA modification/repair radical SAM protein — MGAQTTIEKLEILADAAKYDASCASSGTAKRNSAGGKGIGSTEGMGICHAYAPDGRCISLLKILLTNHCVFDCHYCVNRKSSNVRRARFTPQEVVDLTLSFYRRNYIEGLFLSSGIVKSSNHTMEQLVEVARILREEHDFRGYIHLKTIPEADPELVHQAGLYADRVSINVELPTDAGLTRLAPDKSARQIEGAMAGVKADIVEAKDNRKRFKHAPRFAPAGQSTQMIVGADAATDADIVGKASRLYDNFRLRRVYYSAFSPIPDASAVLPLKRPPLIREHRLYQSDWLMRFYGYQPGEVMQATEADGNLPLDIDPKLAWALKFRERFPVDINRASKEELLRVPGLGVRAVGRILASRRHRTMRLEDVAKLTVSIAKVRPFIVTADWRPVLLTDRADLRALLAPKQEQLELFAA; from the coding sequence ATGGGCGCGCAGACCACCATCGAGAAGCTGGAGATTCTCGCCGACGCGGCAAAGTACGATGCCTCGTGCGCGTCGTCCGGTACGGCCAAGCGCAACAGCGCCGGTGGCAAGGGGATCGGTTCGACCGAGGGCATGGGCATCTGCCATGCCTACGCGCCCGATGGCCGGTGCATCAGCCTGCTCAAGATCCTGCTGACCAATCATTGTGTGTTCGACTGCCACTATTGCGTGAACCGCAAGAGTTCGAACGTGCGCCGCGCACGGTTCACGCCGCAGGAGGTCGTAGACCTGACGCTGAGCTTCTACCGGCGCAATTATATCGAGGGGCTGTTTCTTTCGTCGGGCATCGTCAAGAGCTCGAACCATACGATGGAGCAGCTGGTCGAGGTCGCGCGCATCCTGCGTGAGGAGCACGATTTTCGCGGCTATATCCACCTCAAGACCATTCCGGAAGCCGACCCCGAGCTCGTGCATCAGGCCGGGCTCTATGCCGACCGCGTCTCAATCAACGTCGAACTGCCGACCGATGCCGGCCTGACGCGTCTGGCGCCGGACAAAAGCGCGCGCCAGATCGAAGGGGCGATGGCCGGGGTGAAGGCCGACATCGTCGAGGCGAAGGACAACCGGAAGCGGTTCAAGCACGCGCCGCGGTTCGCCCCCGCCGGCCAGTCGACGCAGATGATCGTCGGGGCCGATGCGGCGACCGATGCCGACATCGTGGGCAAGGCCAGCCGCCTCTACGACAACTTCCGCCTGCGCCGCGTCTATTACAGCGCGTTCAGCCCCATCCCCGATGCGAGCGCGGTGCTGCCGCTGAAGCGCCCGCCGCTGATCCGCGAGCATCGGCTGTACCAGTCCGACTGGCTGATGCGGTTCTACGGCTACCAGCCGGGCGAGGTGATGCAGGCGACCGAGGCCGACGGCAACCTGCCGCTCGACATCGACCCCAAGCTCGCCTGGGCGCTGAAGTTTCGCGAGCGGTTTCCGGTCGACATCAATCGGGCGAGCAAGGAAGAACTGCTCCGCGTGCCCGGGCTCGGCGTACGGGCGGTGGGGCGTATTCTCGCCAGCCGCCGGCACCGGACGATGCGGCTGGAGGATGTCGCCAAGCTCACCGTCTCGATCGCCAAGGTCCGCCCGTTCATCGTGACCGCCGACTGGCGCCCGGTATTGCTCACCGACCGCGCGGATCTGCGCGCACTGCTCGCGCCCAAGCAGGAGCAGCTCGAGCTGTTCGCGGCGTGA
- a CDS encoding UdgX family uracil-DNA binding protein (This protein belongs to the uracil DNA glycosylase superfamily, members of which act in excision repair of DNA. However, it belongs more specifically to UdgX branch, whose founding member was found to bind uracil in DNA (where it does not belong), without cleaving it, appears to promote DNA repair by a pathway involving RecA, rather than base excision.) has translation MTSLQHVKLGTYYVVALPEADDFDFWRERARGLVQCDVPPDRVAWVEPGGSGSLFSHGDRRIPVPAADAPPVRASKAFVNLAKSAICHSDPERFALLYRLLWRLQANPRLLEDGADPEVRKLDELARTVRRDIHKMRAFVRFRLVEGEADGEEHYVAWFEPEHHILRTNAGFFVRRFANMKWSILTPSGSLHWDGRVLEEGPPAQRSDAPQGDATEDLWRKYYASIFNPARLKIGAMLKEMPRKYWKNMPEAALIPELVAGAQSRESQMVAAGTLEFEERPDTLEAIDKAIHACRKCPIGQLDNHAMMGEGPQDYAKGFSGLMIVGEQPGDQEDLAGRPFVGPAGQLLDRHLERAGIDRRSAYITNAVKHFKFVNRGKRRLHQSPTAKEIDTCRWWVEGERAIVQPRLILAMGASAARGMLGKTVSITKARGAPIALEDGSELWVTAHPSYLLRLDGAAQEEQSRLFDADLAAVKERLAELAG, from the coding sequence GTGACTTCCCTCCAGCACGTCAAGCTCGGTACGTACTACGTCGTTGCCTTGCCCGAAGCGGACGATTTCGACTTCTGGCGCGAACGGGCACGCGGGCTGGTGCAGTGCGACGTGCCGCCCGACCGGGTGGCGTGGGTCGAACCGGGCGGATCGGGTAGCCTGTTCAGCCACGGCGACCGGCGCATTCCCGTGCCCGCCGCCGATGCCCCGCCGGTCCGTGCGAGCAAGGCGTTCGTGAATCTCGCCAAGAGCGCGATCTGCCATTCCGATCCCGAACGCTTCGCGCTGCTCTACCGCCTGCTGTGGCGGTTGCAGGCCAATCCGCGGCTGTTGGAAGACGGCGCCGATCCCGAGGTTCGCAAGCTCGACGAACTGGCGCGCACCGTGCGGCGCGACATCCACAAGATGCGCGCCTTCGTCCGCTTCCGCCTCGTCGAAGGGGAAGCGGACGGGGAAGAGCATTACGTCGCCTGGTTCGAGCCCGAGCACCACATCCTGCGCACGAACGCCGGGTTTTTCGTGCGCCGGTTCGCCAACATGAAGTGGTCGATCCTGACGCCCAGCGGATCGCTCCACTGGGACGGGCGGGTGCTGGAAGAGGGCCCGCCCGCGCAGCGCAGCGACGCGCCTCAGGGCGACGCGACCGAGGATTTGTGGCGCAAGTATTATGCATCGATCTTCAATCCCGCGCGTTTGAAGATCGGGGCCATGCTCAAGGAGATGCCTCGCAAATATTGGAAGAACATGCCCGAGGCGGCGCTCATTCCCGAGCTGGTCGCCGGGGCGCAATCGCGGGAGTCGCAGATGGTCGCCGCCGGTACGCTGGAGTTCGAGGAACGGCCCGACACGCTCGAGGCGATCGACAAGGCGATCCATGCCTGTCGCAAGTGTCCGATCGGCCAGCTCGACAACCATGCGATGATGGGCGAGGGGCCGCAGGATTACGCCAAGGGTTTTTCGGGTCTGATGATCGTGGGCGAACAGCCGGGCGACCAGGAGGACCTGGCGGGCCGCCCCTTCGTGGGACCCGCCGGGCAATTGCTCGACCGGCATCTGGAACGCGCCGGGATCGACCGTCGCAGTGCCTACATCACCAACGCGGTCAAGCACTTCAAGTTCGTCAACCGGGGCAAGCGGCGGCTGCACCAGTCGCCGACCGCCAAGGAGATCGACACCTGCCGCTGGTGGGTGGAGGGGGAGCGGGCGATCGTGCAGCCTAGACTGATCCTCGCGATGGGCGCGAGCGCGGCGCGCGGGATGCTCGGCAAGACGGTGAGCATCACCAAGGCGCGGGGTGCCCCGATCGCGCTGGAGGACGGCAGCGAACTGTGGGTGACCGCGCATCCCAGCTACCTGCTGCGCCTCGACGGTGCGGCGCAGGAAGAACAGTCGCGCCTGTTCGATGCCGATCTCGCCGCGGTGAAGGAGCGGCTGGCG